DNA from Calditrichota bacterium:
AGTCAACCCCCTGGGACGCAAATCGGCCGCGGCAGTCCTGATCAACAAAAACGTACCCCTGGCTGACCCACATCTGAACCAGGCTGCTGCTGAAGTTATCATGCGCCTTGTTGTAGGGCGTTCGGTAAAGAATGACCGGGTGCGAAAGCGTATCATCCGGAGCGTAAATATCCGTGGAAAGTAAAACCCCGTCGCGCATGGGAACCATAACGGTCGTTTTCTCGGCCAAAAGAATAGCCGGTAAGAATAACAAGAACAAAACAAAAAAAGTACTTTTCTTCATGGGACGGTTCCTTCCTTTTAGATACGGTTCCCGGATCGGGTCCAGCCAAATTAAATTTTTTCGGGGATCAAAATCTCTTCTAATAATTCCTTTACCCCGGGCGTCCAGTCAAAATCACTCAACTCTTTACGACCAATCCATCGAACGGCTTGTGCATCCGATTGGGCTGCCGGTTTTCCCTTCTCCAATCGACACAAAAAACTCACCAACACGTAATGATATTCCACGCGTCCCTGGTGATCCCGAAAAATCCGGTCGAACACACCCA
Protein-coding regions in this window:
- a CDS encoding NUDIX hydrolase; translation: MRRNYPEYPIPAVSGVVLNDQKEVLAVQRGTNPGKGQWSLPGGAVHLGEPVRDAVKREVREECGIDVSVTGILGVFDRIFRDHQGRVEYHYVLVSFLCRLEKGKPAAQSDAQAVRWIGRKELSDFDWTPGVKELLEEILIPEKI